In one Terriglobia bacterium genomic region, the following are encoded:
- the secF gene encoding protein translocase subunit SecF: MEFFKQPNIDWMGKAKYFFALSGFLLLLGGISWASKGGLRYGIDFKGGTLVYVRFAQPPDVDKLRIALTAQGIGSSEIQKISNIANPNSNEVVIGLEQKGRGDEALDAGKAQILKALSVTYGASASGKADFNAATPATLAQFLTQRDPLAAGTAAAERYALLAKKLTDYRDKEANGVLTSLADLNKVEGMTPAVLSALQENYSLGTFAIRNVEIVGPKVGAELRLQAIWVTLTALAGMLVYIAFRFELVYGAAAVLAVFHDVLITLGFFSLLHFEISLTVIAALLTLVGYSMNDTIVIFDRIRENNRLLRKESFADVVNTSINQTLSRTILTSGLTFLTVLVLFLMGGQVLRAFSFALTVGIVVGTYSSFGIAAPLVVAWNRWRGHKAGAGTGPAAGTKSRGGETANGRLAAAGRR; encoded by the coding sequence ATGGAGTTCTTCAAACAGCCCAATATCGACTGGATGGGCAAGGCAAAGTACTTCTTTGCCTTGTCCGGCTTTCTTTTGCTCCTTGGCGGAATCTCCTGGGCCAGCAAGGGCGGCCTCCGCTATGGCATTGATTTTAAAGGTGGTACGCTCGTGTACGTGCGCTTCGCGCAGCCTCCGGACGTGGACAAGCTTCGCATAGCCTTGACCGCGCAGGGGATCGGATCGAGCGAGATTCAGAAGATCAGCAACATCGCCAACCCCAACTCCAACGAAGTGGTGATCGGTCTGGAGCAAAAGGGGCGAGGCGACGAGGCCCTGGACGCCGGCAAGGCGCAGATCCTGAAGGCGCTGAGCGTTACCTATGGGGCGAGCGCCTCCGGGAAGGCGGATTTCAATGCCGCCACCCCGGCTACGCTGGCTCAGTTCCTGACGCAGCGTGACCCGCTGGCCGCGGGTACCGCGGCCGCTGAGCGCTACGCGCTGCTGGCGAAGAAACTGACGGACTATCGCGATAAGGAAGCGAACGGCGTGTTGACCTCTCTCGCCGACCTGAACAAGGTCGAGGGCATGACCCCGGCAGTGCTCTCTGCACTCCAGGAAAATTATTCCCTGGGCACCTTCGCCATCCGCAATGTGGAGATCGTCGGACCCAAAGTCGGCGCGGAGTTGCGCCTCCAGGCGATTTGGGTGACGCTCACTGCGCTGGCGGGCATGTTGGTGTATATTGCTTTTCGTTTCGAGCTGGTTTACGGAGCTGCCGCTGTCCTGGCCGTATTCCACGACGTGCTGATCACTCTGGGTTTTTTCTCGCTCTTGCATTTTGAGATTTCGCTGACGGTTATAGCCGCGCTGCTGACACTGGTTGGGTATTCGATGAACGATACCATCGTCATTTTCGACCGCATCCGGGAAAACAACCGGTTGTTGCGCAAGGAATCGTTCGCCGATGTGGTCAATACCTCGATCAACCAGACTCTTTCGCGGACCATTTTGACCAGCGGCCTGACTTTTCTCACCGTGCTGGTGTTGTTTCTGATGGGCGGGCAGGTGCTGCGCGCATTCTCCTTTGCCCTGACAGTGGGGATTGTGGTAGGAACGTATTCCAGCTTTGGTATTGCTGCTCCCCTGGTGGTCGCCTGGAATCGCTGGCGCGGCCACAAGGCGGGCGCAGGAACCGGACCCGCAGCCGGCACTAAATCCCGGGGCGGTGAGACGGCCAATGGGCGTCTTGCTGCAGCCGGCAGGAGGTAG
- a CDS encoding biopolymer transporter ExbD, with protein sequence MGMQVGESKGALADMNVVPLIDILLVLIIIFMVITPLTPKGMDTLVPQPPPKDQVVNPDIEQKTVVVQVELNNKLKINNEDTNWEGLEPRLETIFKERAEKVAFVKGDDDVMFEQVARAIDLMRSAGIDKVGLITAKIEAGQ encoded by the coding sequence ATGGGAATGCAGGTAGGAGAAAGCAAAGGCGCATTAGCGGACATGAACGTTGTCCCGCTCATCGACATCCTCCTGGTGCTGATCATCATCTTCATGGTGATCACGCCGTTGACGCCGAAGGGCATGGACACGCTCGTGCCGCAGCCGCCGCCGAAAGATCAGGTGGTGAACCCGGATATAGAGCAAAAGACCGTCGTGGTCCAGGTCGAGCTCAACAACAAGCTGAAGATCAACAACGAAGACACCAACTGGGAGGGCCTGGAGCCGCGCCTGGAAACGATCTTCAAGGAGCGCGCCGAGAAGGTGGCCTTCGTCAAGGGCGATGACGACGTCATGTTTGAGCAGGTAGCGCGTGCCATCGACCTCATGCGCAGCGCCGGCATTGACAAGGTTGGACTGATCACGGCCAAGATCGAAGCCGGCCAGTAG
- a CDS encoding ABC transporter ATP-binding protein yields MRGGKDVPAHSGKVHPAAEQGDEHGHEEIAESALREDQLPVHPGCRRGSHRRKRATHIVPGRRGRAEDSLGSLRSIRQRHQGKGREFRISTFAFRVYDGRVDKLLEVRDLTVELATPAGWVRPVNGVSLQIGAGEALGLVGESGSGKTMLALALMGLLPEGARVSGEALLDGQSCGKNLAAFSEREWRAVRGREIAMVFQEPMTSLNPVMRVGAQIAEAIRAHEPQLNTAEVQRRVLAALERAAVPEPAARAAQFPHQLSGGLRQRAMIAMALAGGPRLLIADEPTTALDVTVQKQILDLLDNLRRELRLGLLFITHDLGVVAQVAGRVAVMYAGRIVEEGPAHEVLARPRHPYTEGLLAASPRLRRSQLVPIPGAVPQLTALPPGCAFEPRCAQRRPECAAALPELRAVTPDHAARCVLLSRQDG; encoded by the coding sequence ATGCGTGGTGGAAAGGATGTACCAGCTCACTCCGGTAAAGTTCATCCCGCTGCCGAACAGGGAGACGAACATGGCCACGAAGAAATAGCGGAATCCGCGCTGCGCGAAGATCAGCTTCCAGTCCACCCGGGTTGTCGTCGCGGCAGTCATCGCAGGAAACGAGCTACGCACATTGTACCGGGCCGGCGCGGGCGGGCAGAGGATTCGCTTGGCTCGCTGCGCAGCATCAGGCAACGGCACCAGGGGAAAGGCCGCGAATTTCGTATTTCGACTTTTGCCTTTCGTGTCTATGATGGCCGCGTGGACAAGCTGCTCGAGGTGCGAGACCTGACGGTGGAGCTGGCGACCCCGGCGGGCTGGGTGCGCCCGGTGAACGGCGTGTCGCTGCAGATCGGCGCGGGGGAAGCGCTGGGCCTCGTGGGCGAATCGGGCAGCGGCAAGACGATGCTGGCGCTGGCGTTGATGGGCTTGCTGCCGGAGGGCGCGCGGGTGAGCGGCGAAGCCCTGCTGGACGGGCAATCCTGTGGGAAAAATCTCGCGGCGTTCAGCGAGCGCGAATGGCGCGCCGTGCGCGGGCGTGAAATCGCCATGGTCTTCCAGGAGCCGATGACTTCGCTGAACCCGGTAATGCGCGTCGGCGCGCAGATCGCGGAGGCCATTCGCGCTCACGAGCCACAACTGAACACTGCGGAAGTGCAGCGGCGCGTTCTGGCCGCTCTCGAACGCGCGGCGGTGCCGGAGCCGGCCGCCCGCGCGGCGCAGTTTCCCCACCAGCTCTCCGGCGGCCTGCGCCAGCGCGCGATGATCGCCATGGCCCTTGCGGGCGGCCCGCGCCTGCTAATCGCCGACGAACCAACCACCGCGCTCGACGTTACCGTGCAGAAGCAGATCCTCGACTTGCTGGACAATCTGCGCCGCGAGTTGCGCCTGGGGCTGCTCTTCATCACCCACGATCTCGGCGTGGTTGCGCAGGTAGCCGGCCGCGTGGCGGTGATGTACGCGGGGCGGATCGTGGAAGAAGGCCCGGCGCACGAGGTGCTGGCGCGGCCCCGGCATCCCTACACCGAAGGCTTGCTCGCCGCGTCGCCGCGCCTGCGCCGCAGCCAGCTGGTGCCGATTCCCGGCGCGGTCCCGCAGCTTACGGCGCTGCCCCCGGGCTGCGCCTTCGAGCCGCGCTGTGCCCAGCGCCGCCCCGAATGCGCCGCCGCGCTGCCGGAACTGCGCGCCGTGACGCCGGATCACGCCGCGCGCTGCGTCCTTTTGTCAAGGCAGGATGGATGA
- a CDS encoding MotA/TolQ/ExbB proton channel family protein yields MVATLYVYGFMLLQTASTWDLRTMLSTMGTLARIVVLILFILSIYSFGVMIDRALMYSAARKQSRVFVQQVAGALREGKLDEAISIAERNKKSHIAKVVATGLSEFQSASQQVSDAEVIDAAKRGLERSVAIVHAEMKRGLSALATIGSTAPFVGLFGTVAGIINAFKGIQAEKATGLSAVAGGIAEALVTTAFGLLVAVPAVWAYNYFTNKVEAFDVEMDNSSMELINYFILRRGGKK; encoded by the coding sequence ATGGTAGCCACTTTGTATGTATATGGGTTCATGTTGCTGCAGACCGCATCAACATGGGACCTGCGCACGATGTTGTCCACGATGGGGACTTTGGCGCGTATCGTCGTGCTGATTCTCTTCATCCTTTCCATTTACTCGTTCGGCGTGATGATTGACCGCGCGCTGATGTACAGCGCCGCGCGCAAGCAGTCGCGCGTGTTCGTTCAGCAGGTTGCCGGCGCGCTGCGCGAGGGCAAGCTGGATGAAGCGATCTCCATCGCCGAGCGCAACAAGAAGAGCCACATCGCCAAGGTAGTGGCGACGGGCCTTTCGGAATTTCAGTCCGCTTCCCAGCAGGTCTCGGACGCCGAAGTGATCGACGCGGCCAAGCGCGGCTTGGAGCGTTCGGTGGCCATCGTGCACGCCGAGATGAAGCGGGGCCTTTCCGCACTGGCCACCATCGGTTCGACGGCTCCCTTCGTCGGCCTGTTCGGCACGGTCGCCGGCATCATCAACGCCTTCAAGGGCATTCAGGCTGAAAAGGCCACCGGTCTGTCGGCCGTCGCCGGCGGTATCGCGGAAGCCCTGGTGACCACGGCCTTCGGTCTGCTCGTCGCCGTTCCGGCCGTCTGGGCCTACAACTACTTCACCAACAAAGTCGAAGCCTTCGACGTGGAGATGGACAACTCCTCGATGGAGTTGATCAACTACTTCATCCTGCGGCGGGGCGGAAAGAAGTAA
- a CDS encoding energy transducer TonB — protein sequence MFEDLVECGASAKKTNKKWTVIVSMIFQLAVLGILILIPLIYTEALPKTMMATLLVAPPPPPPPPPPPAAAAVVKVRPVQHMIQAGKLMQPKAIPKEVKIIKEEEMPDIGAGVTGGVPGGVPGGQMGGVIGGVIGGVGGPPPPKPVQQRIRQGGNVTAAMILNRVQPLYPPLARQTRIQGTVKLHAIIAKDGSVQQLEVVSGHPLLVQAALDAVRQWRYKPTLLNGEPVEVDTTVDVIFSLNQ from the coding sequence ATGTTTGAAGATCTGGTCGAATGTGGTGCAAGCGCGAAAAAGACCAACAAGAAGTGGACGGTTATCGTGTCCATGATCTTCCAGTTGGCCGTGTTGGGCATCCTCATTCTCATTCCGCTGATCTACACGGAAGCGCTGCCCAAGACCATGATGGCGACACTGCTGGTGGCCCCGCCACCGCCGCCACCGCCACCGCCGCCTCCCGCGGCAGCGGCAGTCGTCAAGGTCCGGCCGGTGCAGCACATGATTCAGGCCGGTAAACTGATGCAGCCCAAGGCCATCCCGAAAGAGGTCAAGATCATCAAGGAAGAAGAGATGCCGGATATTGGCGCGGGCGTCACGGGTGGCGTGCCCGGTGGCGTCCCCGGCGGGCAGATGGGCGGGGTGATCGGCGGGGTGATCGGCGGCGTGGGTGGTCCTCCTCCGCCGAAGCCGGTGCAGCAGCGCATCCGCCAGGGCGGCAACGTGACTGCCGCGATGATCCTGAATCGAGTGCAGCCTCTCTATCCTCCGCTGGCGCGCCAGACGCGCATCCAGGGGACGGTCAAGCTGCACGCGATTATTGCCAAAGACGGTTCCGTGCAGCAGTTGGAAGTGGTTTCCGGGCATCCGCTGCTGGTGCAGGCGGCGCTGGATGCTGTGCGGCAGTGGCGGTATAAGCCTACCCTGCTCAACGGTGAGCCGGTCGAAGTAGACACGACGGTGGATGTGATTTTCTCTCTGAACCAGTAG
- the secD gene encoding protein translocase subunit SecD — protein sequence MNSNLKWKALFIAGVILACVYGLVGLPSFPTSWSKVRDNFGHQIKLGLDLQGGTHLILQVQVQEAISQETDQTVDRLTAQLRSKNIRYEEIRRVDDTHILVRNVAPDSTKDFRDYVSEQLASLWDMSYAAGENAGFQLAMRPSAIAAIQQRTMEQSLETIERRINALGLTEPTIQLHGRSDNEILVQLPGEGDPSRAKAVIQAGGQLELKLVEDPTPYPSEIAALSAHNGVLPAGTELVRGRSEGRAGSAAGGENWYVLDRAAVVTGRDLRSAQENRGQVPGQYQVNFSLSTEAARRFGPFTEQNVGRQMAIVLEHKVYSAPRINSRIDDSGVIEGTFSQEEAHDLALVLRAGALPASIKYLEERTVGPSLGADSIRHGLQASVLSLLVVMLFMLIYYRLSGANAVIALILNLVILLAALAYFGAVLTLPGIAGVILTIGMGVDSNVLVFERIREELRNGKPAVSAVDAGFSKAFLTIIDTHVTTVVSAVFLFLFGTGPIKGFAVSLTIGLLANLFTAIYVSRTIFGYHLSKMERQAELSI from the coding sequence ATGAACTCCAATCTGAAGTGGAAAGCGCTGTTTATTGCTGGAGTCATCCTGGCCTGCGTTTACGGGCTGGTGGGGCTGCCGTCGTTCCCCACCTCGTGGTCCAAGGTGCGGGACAACTTCGGCCACCAGATCAAGCTGGGCCTGGACCTGCAGGGCGGCACACACCTCATCCTTCAAGTGCAGGTGCAGGAAGCGATCAGCCAGGAGACGGACCAGACGGTGGACCGTCTAACCGCGCAGCTGCGCAGCAAGAACATCCGTTACGAAGAGATCCGCCGCGTCGACGACACCCATATCCTGGTGCGCAACGTCGCTCCCGACAGCACCAAGGATTTCCGCGATTACGTCAGCGAGCAGCTGGCCAGTCTGTGGGACATGTCTTATGCCGCGGGCGAAAATGCCGGCTTCCAGCTGGCCATGCGCCCCAGCGCCATCGCCGCCATCCAGCAGCGCACCATGGAGCAGTCCCTGGAGACCATTGAGCGCCGCATCAACGCCCTGGGCCTCACCGAGCCGACTATTCAGCTCCACGGCCGCAGCGACAACGAGATTCTCGTGCAGCTCCCGGGCGAAGGCGATCCCTCTCGCGCCAAGGCCGTGATCCAGGCCGGGGGGCAGCTGGAACTGAAGCTGGTGGAGGATCCCACCCCATATCCCTCGGAGATCGCCGCGCTCAGCGCCCACAACGGCGTGCTCCCGGCGGGTACCGAATTGGTCCGCGGGCGCAGCGAAGGCCGTGCGGGCAGCGCCGCGGGCGGGGAAAACTGGTACGTGCTGGATCGCGCCGCGGTGGTCACCGGGCGCGACCTGCGCAGCGCCCAGGAAAACCGTGGGCAGGTCCCCGGGCAATACCAGGTCAATTTCAGCTTGTCCACGGAAGCCGCGCGCCGCTTCGGGCCCTTTACCGAGCAAAACGTCGGCCGCCAGATGGCCATTGTCCTCGAGCACAAGGTTTACTCCGCGCCGCGCATCAACAGCCGCATCGACGATTCCGGCGTGATCGAAGGAACCTTTTCCCAGGAAGAAGCGCACGACCTGGCCCTGGTGCTGCGCGCCGGAGCCCTGCCGGCCTCCATCAAGTATCTGGAAGAGCGTACGGTGGGGCCGTCCCTCGGCGCGGATTCCATCCGCCACGGTCTGCAAGCCTCCGTCCTCAGCCTGCTCGTGGTGATGCTCTTCATGCTCATCTACTACCGGCTGTCGGGCGCCAACGCGGTGATCGCGCTAATCCTCAACCTGGTCATTCTGCTGGCCGCGCTGGCCTACTTTGGCGCAGTGCTGACCCTGCCGGGCATCGCCGGCGTCATCCTGACCATCGGCATGGGCGTGGATTCCAACGTCCTGGTTTTCGAACGCATCCGTGAGGAGCTGCGCAACGGAAAACCGGCCGTGTCGGCCGTGGATGCCGGATTCAGCAAGGCCTTTCTGACGATCATCGACACCCACGTGACCACCGTGGTTTCCGCGGTCTTCCTCTTCCTGTTCGGGACGGGGCCGATCAAGGGTTTCGCCGTCTCCCTGACCATCGGTTTGCTCGCCAATCTGTTTACGGCGATCTATGTGTCGAGGACCATTTTCGGCTATCACCTGTCGAAGATGGAGCGGCAGGCGGAATTGAGTATTTAG
- the yajC gene encoding preprotein translocase subunit YajC: MTMFGAIWLQAQGNSGLLGSPIFLIVIPVAIFYFLVILPQSRQRKKVQAMLAALKSGDKVVTSGGIYGTVAGIDGEAVILRIADQVKIRIARSAIAQVEGSENEK, translated from the coding sequence GTGACAATGTTCGGGGCAATATGGTTGCAGGCGCAGGGCAACTCGGGACTTCTGGGCAGCCCGATCTTTTTGATTGTCATCCCGGTAGCCATCTTTTATTTTCTGGTGATCCTGCCGCAGAGCCGCCAGCGCAAGAAGGTCCAGGCGATGCTGGCGGCGCTGAAAAGCGGCGACAAAGTCGTCACCAGCGGCGGCATTTACGGCACGGTCGCCGGCATTGACGGCGAAGCGGTGATTCTGCGCATTGCCGATCAGGTTAAAATTCGCATCGCGCGGTCCGCGATTGCACAGGTTGAAGGCTCGGAAAATGAAAAATAA
- a CDS encoding ATP-binding cassette domain-containing protein produces MTAGEMLLEARDLRKSYRRGGGVFAGRAAVTAATPQFTAVDGVSFALAPGETLAVVGESGCGKTTLARMVLRLIEPDAGELRFAGQDLRAAHGEKLRALRRQMQMVFQDPYASLNPRMRVGEIVAEPLAIHEPKQPRAERRERVAEILRRVGLGADALTRYPHEFSGGQRQRIGIARALILRPRLVVADEPVSALDVSVGAQVLLLLQELQSEFGLTYLFISHSLPVVAQIATRIAVMRAGRFVELGAAEQVLERPQHVYTRELLAAVPGQVES; encoded by the coding sequence ATGACAGCCGGCGAAATGCTCCTCGAAGCGCGCGATCTGCGGAAAAGCTACCGCCGCGGCGGCGGTGTCTTCGCCGGGCGCGCTGCGGTGACGGCCGCTACGCCACAATTTACCGCCGTGGATGGCGTGAGTTTCGCGCTGGCGCCCGGCGAGACACTCGCGGTCGTCGGCGAATCCGGCTGCGGCAAGACCACGCTGGCGCGCATGGTGTTGCGCCTCATCGAGCCGGACGCGGGCGAACTCCGCTTTGCGGGCCAAGACCTGCGCGCGGCGCACGGCGAAAAACTGCGCGCGCTGCGCCGGCAGATGCAGATGGTTTTCCAAGACCCTTACGCCTCGCTGAATCCGCGCATGCGCGTGGGCGAGATTGTCGCCGAGCCGCTGGCCATCCACGAGCCCAAGCAGCCGCGCGCGGAGCGGCGCGAACGCGTCGCTGAGATCCTCCGCCGCGTGGGCCTGGGCGCCGACGCCCTCACGCGCTACCCGCACGAATTTTCCGGCGGCCAGCGCCAGCGCATCGGCATCGCCCGGGCGCTGATCCTGCGCCCCAGGCTGGTAGTGGCCGACGAGCCCGTCTCCGCGCTGGACGTTTCCGTGGGCGCGCAGGTGCTCCTGCTCCTTCAGGAGCTGCAGAGCGAGTTCGGCCTCACCTACCTGTTCATTTCGCACAGCCTGCCGGTGGTGGCGCAGATCGCCACGCGCATCGCCGTGATGCGCGCCGGCCGGTTTGTCGAGTTGGGTGCAGCCGAGCAGGTGCTGGAGCGGCCGCAACATGTCTACACGCGAGAGCTGCTGGCCGCGGTTCCGGGGCAAGTGGAGAGTTAA
- the tgt gene encoding tRNA guanosine(34) transglycosylase Tgt, which yields MGISFTVEKTDPTGARRGRLKTPHGVIETPVFMPVGTQATVKSLRQETLEELGAGIILANTYHLYLRPGHELVRKLGGLHQFMSWKGAILTDSGGYQVFSLADLRKMSDEGVRFRSHLDGSEHLLTPEKAAEIQLALGSDIAMVLDECIETPAPRDAAQAALQRTTAWARRARDFFRDYASRNGEVQQVQFGIVQGATFSDLRRESARQLLDLDFPGYAVGGLAVGEPHAMTCEMAAEVTALLPPDRPRYLMGVGRPEQLADYVALGIDMMDCVLPTRAARHACLYTSQGRMIIRNAQYAHDQRPIDESCTCTVCARYTRAYVRHLFASGELLAAILATHHNVHFYLDIMRQIREAIAFGTLASFSSEMHARYAGGLAC from the coding sequence GTGGGCATTTCCTTCACCGTAGAAAAAACCGATCCGACGGGCGCGCGCCGCGGGCGCCTGAAGACTCCGCACGGAGTCATCGAGACCCCCGTGTTTATGCCTGTGGGCACGCAGGCTACGGTGAAGAGCCTGCGGCAGGAGACCCTGGAAGAGCTCGGCGCCGGGATCATCCTCGCCAATACTTATCACCTCTATCTGCGGCCGGGGCACGAACTCGTCCGCAAGCTGGGCGGGCTGCACCAGTTCATGTCCTGGAAAGGCGCGATCCTCACCGATTCGGGCGGCTATCAGGTTTTCAGCCTGGCCGATTTGCGCAAGATGAGCGACGAAGGCGTGCGCTTCCGCTCGCATCTGGACGGCTCCGAGCATCTGCTCACGCCGGAGAAGGCCGCGGAAATCCAGCTCGCGCTGGGTTCGGACATCGCCATGGTACTGGACGAATGTATCGAAACGCCCGCGCCGCGCGACGCGGCGCAAGCGGCGCTCCAGCGCACCACGGCCTGGGCCCGCCGCGCCCGCGACTTTTTCCGGGACTACGCCAGCCGCAACGGCGAAGTGCAGCAGGTACAGTTCGGCATCGTGCAGGGCGCCACCTTCTCCGACCTGCGCCGCGAGAGCGCGCGGCAGCTTCTGGATCTCGATTTTCCCGGCTACGCGGTGGGCGGCCTGGCCGTGGGCGAGCCGCACGCCATGACCTGCGAGATGGCCGCGGAGGTGACCGCGCTCTTGCCCCCAGACCGCCCGCGCTACCTGATGGGCGTGGGCCGCCCGGAACAACTCGCCGATTATGTGGCCCTGGGCATCGACATGATGGACTGCGTGCTGCCCACGCGCGCGGCGCGCCACGCCTGCCTGTACACCAGCCAGGGGCGCATGATCATCCGCAACGCGCAATACGCCCATGACCAGCGGCCCATCGACGAAAGTTGCACCTGCACGGTGTGTGCGCGCTACACCCGGGCCTACGTGCGGCACCTGTTTGCCTCTGGGGAACTCCTGGCGGCCATTCTGGCCACCCACCACAACGTCCACTTTTACCTTGACATAATGCGTCAAATCCGCGAGGCTATCGCGTTTGGGACACTCGCGTCTTTCTCCTCGGAGATGCACGCGCGCTATGCGGGGGGCCTCGCGTGTTGA
- a CDS encoding biopolymer transporter ExbD produces the protein MAYKPKAGPQMSTPNVIPMADIMLVLLIIFMVVTPMLQKGMSVDMAKTRTSKDMPDADKDDAIIVAVTKNGDLFLGTTKIAKEDLAGQIKDRIANRLDKTVFVKSDARAKYKNVVAAVDEIRSAGVDTLGLLTEKITAPERPGTPPAS, from the coding sequence ATGGCTTACAAGCCCAAGGCAGGGCCGCAGATGTCCACGCCCAACGTGATTCCCATGGCGGACATCATGCTGGTGCTGTTGATCATCTTCATGGTGGTTACGCCCATGCTCCAGAAGGGTATGTCCGTGGATATGGCCAAGACCCGCACTTCCAAGGACATGCCCGATGCGGACAAGGACGATGCCATCATCGTGGCCGTCACCAAGAACGGAGATCTCTTCCTGGGCACCACGAAAATCGCCAAGGAAGACCTCGCCGGGCAGATCAAGGATCGCATCGCCAACCGTCTGGACAAGACGGTCTTCGTTAAGAGCGATGCCCGGGCCAAGTACAAAAACGTGGTCGCGGCGGTGGATGAGATCCGTTCCGCCGGCGTGGACACGCTGGGCCTGCTGACCGAAAAGATCACCGCTCCGGAACGGCCCGGAACTCCCCCCGCCAGCTGA